The following proteins are encoded in a genomic region of Periophthalmus magnuspinnatus isolate fPerMag1 chromosome 21, fPerMag1.2.pri, whole genome shotgun sequence:
- the rpl8 gene encoding 60S ribosomal protein L8 — MGRVIRGQRKGAGSVFKAHVKHRKGAAKLRHIDFAERHGYIKGIVKDIIHDPGRGAPLAKVAFRDPYRFKKRTELFIAAEGIHTGQFIYCGKKAQLNIGNVLPVGVMPEGTIICCLEEKPGDRGKLARASGNYATVISHNPETKKSRVKLPSGSKKVIASANRAVVGVVAGGGRIDKPILKAGRAYHKYKAKRNCWPRVRGVAMNPVEHPFGGGNHQHIGKPSTIRRDAPAGRKVGLIAARRTGRLRGTKTVQEKEN, encoded by the exons ATGGGACGTGTAATCAGGGGACAGAGAAAAGGTGCGGGCTCTGTGTTTAAAGCCCACGTAAAGCACAGAAAAGGTGCCGCTAAACTCCGACATATTGACTTTGCTGAACGTCATGGATACATCAAGGGGATTGTGAAG GATATTATCCACGACCCGGGCCGTGGTGCTCCTCTGGCAAAGGTTGCTTTCCGTGACCCGTACCGCTTCAAGAAGAGGACGGAGCTGTTCATCGCTGCTGAGGGCATCCACACCGGACAGTTCATCTACTGCGGCAAGAAGG CCCAGCTTAACATTGGCAATGTGCTGCCTGTGGGTGTAATGCCCGAGGGTACCATCATCTGCTGCTTGGAGGAGAAGCCCGGAGACAGAGGCAAACTGGCCCGTGCTTCTGGAAACTACGCCACAGTGATCTCTCACAACCCTGAAACCAAGAAATCAAGAGTCAAGCTCCCTTCTGGATCCAAGAAAGTCATTGCTTCAGCAAATAGAGCGGTTGTGG GTGTGGTTGCTGGAGGTGGTCGTATTGACAAACCCATCCTAAAAGCTGGTCGTGCTTACCACAAGTACAAGGCAAAGAGGAACTGCTGGCCACGTGTCCGTGGTGTGGCCATGAAC CCTGTTGAACATCCCTTCGGAGGTGGTAACCATCAGCACATTGGAAAACCCTCGACGATCAGGAGGGATGCACCTGCTGGTCGCAAGGTCGGTCTCATCGCTGCCCGTCGCACAGGCAGACTGCGTGGAACAAAGACAGTCCAGGAGAAGGAAAACTAA